The Candidatus Binatia bacterium genomic interval GGGCATTGCCCGGCGGTTTCGTTGAGTACGGGGAGACGGTCGAAGCGGCAGCCAGGCGCGAGGCAAAGGAGGAAACCGGCCTCGATGTCTCCCTGACCGAGTTGTTCAATGTCTACTCCGACCCGCTCCGGGATCCCCGTCAGCATACGATCGGCATCGTCTTTATCGGTACGGCCGCCGGTGTTCCCGCAGCGGGTGACGATGCTGCGGAAGCAGGCATCTTCACTGCACAGTCTTTGCCAGCACCGCTTGCTTTTGATCACGGACAGATCCTCGAGGATTATTTCACCTACAAGCGGACTGGCCAGCGACCCCAGCCTCGGTCATGAGCGCCCAACCACCGATCTTTCTTTCGCTGACTGCTGCCGAACGGCGCGAACTGTTGTGGCTGGCGCGCCAGAGCATCCGCACGGCTTTGGATGGTGGGACGCCGCCGGCATGTGCCACCATCACTCCGGCCCTGAACGAACCGGCCGCTGCATTCGTGAGCCTGCATCAGGATGGGCGCCTGCGCGGTTGTATCGGCGCCGTGGCAGCAGAGCGGCCGCTCTACCAGGCCGTCGCACGGCTGGCGGTGTCGGCAGCCTTCGATGACCCGCGTTTTCCGCCGCTGACCAAGGCGGAACTGCCGGCCACAGCTATTGAGATTTCACGTCTCAGCCCCTTGACTCCCGGCCTGGCGGAGGACATTTTCCCGGGCCGCCACGGTGTATACCTCACGCGGGGGGAGCACTGCGGGGTATTTCTGCCGCAGGTTGCGATCGAATATCGTTGGGACCGCGAAACTTTCCTCAGCCAATTGTGTCGGAAAGCGATGCTCCCACCCGATGCCTGGAAGCATCCGGAGACGACGCTGATGCTCTTCGAGGCCGAGGTCTTCTCTGAAGAGGACGCCTATGGTTCATAGCTTATGGCTCATGGCGTATCGCTCGGAAAAGAACCCTGGGCCACAAGCCATAGGCCACGCGCCACAAGCGGGGCCGAAGGCCCCCTACGCCAGCTGGCGTAGCGCAGCGTCGATGCGGTCCAAGCCGCGTTCGAGATTCTCCATCGAGGTGGCGTAAGAGATACGAATGTTCTCGGGGGAGCCAAAGTCACTGCCGCCCACCACCGCGACGTGCGCCGATTCGATGAGGTACGCCGCCAGATCGTCGCCGGTCTTGAGAGCCGTGCCGGCCGCTTCCCGATTGAGGTACGCCGAAACGTTCGGAAAGACGTAGAACGCCCCCTGAGGCTTCGTGCAGCGGATGTTGGGAATGGCCCGCAAGCGTTCCACCACGAACTCCCCGCGCCGTTCGAATTCGCGAACCATCTGTGCCACCGTATCTTGCGGGCCCGCCAAGGCCTCAACCGCCGCCGCTTGCGCGATGGACGAGGGATTCGACGTCATTTGCCCCTGCAGGGTGCACATGGCTTTGATCACATGCGCCGGCCCGGCCGTGTAGCCGATGCGCCAGCCCGTCATGGCGTACGTTTTCGACA includes:
- the amrA gene encoding AmmeMemoRadiSam system protein A, with the protein product MSAQPPIFLSLTAAERRELLWLARQSIRTALDGGTPPACATITPALNEPAAAFVSLHQDGRLRGCIGAVAAERPLYQAVARLAVSAAFDDPRFPPLTKAELPATAIEISRLSPLTPGLAEDIFPGRHGVYLTRGEHCGVFLPQVAIEYRWDRETFLSQLCRKAMLPPDAWKHPETTLMLFEAEVFSEEDAYGS
- a CDS encoding NUDIX hydrolase, translating into MTTYRNPVPTVDAIIEVPDGIVLIKRRFLPMGWALPGGFVEYGETVEAAARREAKEETGLDVSLTELFNVYSDPLRDPRQHTIGIVFIGTAAGVPAAGDDAAEAGIFTAQSLPAPLAFDHGQILEDYFTYKRTGQRPQPRS